A segment of the Candidatus Eisenbacteria bacterium genome:
CTTCAACTACGGACGGGGCAAGGCCGCGAGACTGCCTGATGGTTTCTTGGGGAGACAATGACTCCCTCGAGGACCGGAATAAGGACGCGAAAGCCGCTGACGGCGCTCAGCGGCTTCAATATTGGTACCGCTACGGGGATTCGAACCCCGGTTTTCTGGCTGAGAACCAGATGTCCTAACCCCTAGACGATAGCGGCACCCAGGATGACTCGGTTCTTCGGGGAAGTATAGCGAGCGGCGGAAGGGCGCGCAAGATCAAACGCAAGGGGACCGCTCACCCCTCCGCCGGCGGGGCGGCCTCGCCAACATCTTGAAGAAGCTGAAGTTCCCGGAGCCACGCCACGACCTCCCGGACCAGCTCCTCGAGAAGCGCTTCCTTCTCAGGGAGAACATGGCCCCCGCCGAGAAGGACCACGGTCTTCGGATCCCTCGCCGCGTCGTGTAGAGCGCGCACCGAGGCGGCGGGGATTCGCGGATCATCCTCGGCGCTCACGAGGAGGAGCGGCGCGGGGGCGATTCCGCCGGCGGTTCGTGCCGGATCGAGACGGGCGAGCAGGCGCCCGAGCGTTCGTCCGGCGAGCGCGCGAAGGGTGAATGGACCCGATGGAAGGGCCCGCGCGATGATCGGCCCGATGTCGCCTCCTCCGTAGAGAAGCGCGACCGCGTCCGGCTTCTCTCCGATCGAGGCGAGCGCCGCGGCGAAGGGGACGCCGAGGCTGACCCCGATGAGGACGTTCGACGCGCCGTCCCCTCGCGAGAAGATCGCGCGCTTCGCGAGCCCGAACGAGACGAGGCTTTCCGCGGTTCCCTTGATGAGCGAAGGAATCGACGCGGCCTTCGAGAGCGCGTCGCCCCGCGGGAGCCGCGCCGCGAGCGGATACTCGAACGAGTAGATCTCCGCGCCGGGGAACGGGACGACGAGCCGGGCCGCGTTCTCTCCCGTTCCGATTCCGCCGATGAGAAGAACGCGAAGCCGAAGATGATCTTCCGGAGAGATCTCGCGTCGGAGACCGATGGCCCGCTCTCCCCCCGCTCCCGTGATCCGCACCTCGGCGATCCCGTCCCGCGCCTCTCCGATCTCGATCGCTTCGACTTCGATCGCGCGGGCGCGCTCGATCGCGCGCTCGAAGGATCGATCGGCCATCCGAACGAGCCAGGCATACCCGGCCGCGAGCAGAAAAAGAACGACGAGAACCGCGGCACCGATCGTTCGAACGCGAAGCAAGCCGAAACCTCTCTCGTGCGCGGCGCGGGTGCGCGGCGCCGGCTAACGGAAGTAGAGAACCCGTCCGACGCGCGCTTCCCCCTCGAATGCCACGCGGTAGAAGTAGACGCCGGCCGAGAGACTCGCTCCCGACGGAGCGCGTCCGTCCCAAGGAAACGCGTGCGCTCCTCCGGGGAACGGCCCGCGCGCCAGGAGAAAGAGGTAGCGGCCCGCTACGTCGAACAGCTCGATCGCGACCGTTCCGCCCGGATCAGGGATCTCGAAGCGGATCTCGGTCGCCCCATTGAACGGGTTCGGGACGCTCCCGATGAGACGGAACGCGTCGGGGACTGGCGGAACCGGCGGGCGCGGCGACTCGTCCGACGGCTCGAGCCGCACGCGCGCCCTCTCCCCTTCGGAGAGCGAAACGCGCGCGACCACGACGAGCGCGGTATCCGCGTCGATCTCGCGGATCACCGTCCCCCCGCTCGCGCCGTACGGCGCGCTCGCCTTGGGCATCACGAACGAGACTTCGGCGAACTCGAGCGGCTGGTTGTGCCCGTTCACGATCGTCGCGGCGTTCGCGTCGCGCGATCCGTCGTTCGGCGCATCGAACTCGATCGTGAGAAGCTCCCCTCGGCTCCCCGCCCGGAGCGTCGGCCTCTCTCCAAGCCGCCCGTCTCTCACGCGCACGATCCGATAGGCTCGCTTTCCATCCGCGCACGCCTCCGTGGCGAGCACCGGCCTCGGATCGGTGATCGAACCGGCGTCCCGGTGGATGTGGCCGTAAAGGGCGAGGTCGATCGCGCGCTCCGCCGGATCGCCGATCTGGTTCGCGAAGTCGTAGTGGTAGAAGGCGACCACCCGGCTCCCCTCCGGTCTCGAATCGGCCGCCTCGCGGAGAAAGTCGAGCTGGTGCCCGAGGAAGGAGCTCGCCCCGTAGGTCCCGCTCCGCCACCCGTCGTAGTTGAGGTACGCCTCGAGACCGATGAAGCGGACCGGGCCGTAGTCGAAGAAGTAGTTCTGGGTCGTCACCCGGTCCGGAGGATCGTCGAGATACGGCCACCCGAAGAAGCGCCACCAGTTCCTCCGCGCGGTTCCGTCCGGGGGCGGGGTGTCGCGCCACCCGCCCACGTCGTGGTTCCCCGCGACGAGGAAGACCGGAACGTCGAGCTCGAGGAGGAGCCTCTGCGCGCGCGAGTAGGCCCGGTACTCGTTCAGGTCTTCGGCCTCCCCCTCGTTGACGAAGTCGCCGGTGAGGAGGACGAGCTCGGGGGCGATCAGGTTGAGATCGTCGATGACCGCGCGGAAGTCGGCCATCTCGGTCGAGTCTGCCTCCCAGCCGCGGCCCCCGTAGTACGTGTGCCCGGGGAGGTGGGTGTCGGTCACGTGGGCGAAGCACCAGTCGTCTTCGTAGCGGGAGAGGATCTTCACCGCGCGTCGGGTCGTGTCGGCGACGCCCCCCGCCGCGTGCACGGCAAGGTCGTAGAGCGTCTCGGGCAGATCGAGCGGGATCGGCGCGCGAAGCGTCCAGAGCTTTCTATATGAATTGTACGTCGCGCCTGCGACATCGAGAGGGAAGGAGCATGGGGGCCGGAGCAGCTCGACCGACCACCCATCGGTCGAGGGGGGCGCGCTCGCGTTGATCTCGAGCGTCTCCCCCGCGGCGCGGATCGCCGGCACGCCGAGGATCGGGCGCATGATCACGGTGAGCGTGTCGCCGATCGGCCGGGCGAACACGGCGGGCGCGGCAATGAAGAAGAGCGCGGCGGCGGCCGCCAAGAGCCACATGATGCCGCTCCGACGAACCTCTCGGGGGGATACGCGCGCGGGGCCTACTCCAGCGCCAAACGAACCGGCCCGCAACGAATCAAAGGATTGTCCGCGAGACGCTTCCTCTGCTCGACGATCCGGTCGACCGGCCCCGCGTAGGCGTACGATCCCTCGATTTCGTAGTGGTGAGCGGGCGCGTAGGCTTCGATCCCTGCCGCCTCGTCGCGCCGGTCTTCTTGGAGCGTGAAGCCGGGGAGGATTTTCACCCCGTCGGGGGGGTTCTCGACCGCCCGGCGGATCTCGATCCCCTCGCTTTCGGAGAAGGTCTGGAAGCGCGCCTCCAATCCGGCCTCTTTCACGGCGCGAGAAGCCGCGACCTCGAGACGAAGCTCCTCGCCCGCGCTCTTGAGAGCATCGAGAATCGGACCGTGCAGGCTCTCCTCGACAACGACGGCCGTCGTCATGTACTTCTGGAGACCGATCCAATCCGCCAGCTTCTCCGCCAAGCCTTCCTCGGTGCCGAAGTCCACCTCGATCTTGTCCTGCTCGCAGTAGTAGACCCTGCCCACCGCCCCCTTCCCCGCGAGAAAACCGGAAACGAAGCCGCGCACCAAGGGATACGGCCCGCGGACCAGAACGGCGCGAAACCTGCGGTCCATGACGTCCTCCTCTTCCCCCTCGATTCTACAAGAAGAGCCACACCACGAGAAGGAAGCACGGGATGAGGATCGGGATCGAGTACTTGAACATGTACCCGAAGAAGCTCGGCATCCGCACGCCCGCTTCTTCGGAGATCGACTTCACCATGAAGTTCGGTGCGTTCCCGATGTAGGTGTTCGCTCCCATGAAGACCGCGCCCAAGGAAATCGCCTTCAGGTAGAGCCCCCGCTCCGCGATCAGCGCGTGGATCGCGTCGATCTCCCTCATTCCCTCGTAGAACCTCCCGAGAGCCGTGTTCAGGAACGTGAGGTAGGTCGGCGCGTTGTCGAGGAAGCTCGAGAGCGCACCCGTGATCCAGAAGTAATCGGCCGGCTCCTTCGCCGCTTCGATCAAGAAAGCGAGGTGTCCGTGAGTGCCGGCGCGAAGGATCGCGAGGGCGGGCACGATCGTCATGAAGATCCCGGCGAAGAGATACGCCACCTCCTTGATCGGGAACCAGCTGAACTCGTTCGCCCGGCGGATCGCCCGCCTGGTCGTCCAGAGGGACAAGAGCCCCATCAGGATCAGCATCGAGTCGCGGAAGATGTTCTGGTACGGCACGTGCACGCCGAAGATCGAGACGTGCCCTGCGTGCCAAACTCCCGAGATCAGGACCGCCGTGAGGATTCCGCCGAGGAAGAGGAGGTTGTGGAGGCCGTCCACGCGGACACCTTCCGTCCTCACGCCCTCCAAGTTCCCACGGAATATGCCGTCCTTCCGGTAGAAATACGTGTCGATCGCGAAGAAAAGAGCGAGAAGAAGAACAACGACGAAGCCCATCATCGGGAAGAGGCCCATCGTCCAAAAGAAAGGAACCCCGTGGACGAACCCGAGAAGGAGCGGCGGGTCCCCGAGGGGCGTGAGCGACCCGCCGATGTTTGAAACCAGAAAGATAAAGAAAATGATGATATATGCCTTGTGCTTCCGCTCCTTGTTCATCCGAAGAAGGGGGCGGATCATGATCATCGAGGCGCCGGTCGTCCCGACCCACGAGGCGAGCAGGGTGCCGATGAGAAGAACCACGACGTTCCCGAGCGGGGTCCCGCGGAAGCTCCCGCCGATGCAGATCCCCCCCGCCGTCGTGAAAAGAGACCAGAGGACAAGAATGAACGGGATGTAGTCGACGATATAAATGTGAAGAATCTCGTAGAACGCGGCCGATTTGTAGACGAGAAGGAACGGAACGGCGAAGACCGCCGCCCAAGCAAAGGAAATCTTCGGGAAATGCCGGTGCCAGAAGTGGGGCGCGAGAAGGGGAAAGAGCGCGATCGAGAGAAGAATCCCGGCGAAGGGGATCACGCTCCAGAGAGGGAGCCGTTCGCCGAGCTTGGTTCCGTGCGAGTGTTCGCCCCCGTGCTCCGCCTGCTCCGCCGCGAGCGCCGCACCCGGGAGGAGGAGGAGGAGCGCCAGCAAGAGGAAGAGAGAGATGGCGAAAACGGCGCGGCCGCCGAGAAGACGGAGCCCTAGCGAACCCGGGGCGGATCCGGCGCGACCGTGCGGGATGTTCTTCGTCTTCATCGATCTCCGTTTGGTCGAGATGAGAGCCGAATAGGGATACGAATGGAGGTATTGTCGCCTCGAACCGAGCGGCGCGTCAAGGAGAGACGGATCGGTCTTCCCGCTTCCTCGCGGGCATGATAGAATACGTGCGTCGATCGCTTCCGCCCTTCAACCGCGAGGTTCGCCATGAACCGAAGAACGATCCCGCCTTTCCCCGCGCGTCGAGCGGAGAGCGGGGAACGACCTCTTGGCGCTCCCTTGTCCGCGGTCCTTCTTGTCGTCGCTCTTTCTCTCCCCGCCTGCGATACGGGGAAGATCGGGGGACCTGGGGAACCGTCCGAGGCGCGCGCCGTCTTGGCGGACAGCCTCCCGCGGGTCTTCGCCGAGCGGGACGACGCGGCGTACGAACGCCTCTTGCATCCGGACTATCGGTTCACGTTCGCCGCGGGCGACGCCCCCGCGGATCTGCCGGGTTCGTTCTGGGGGAAGAAGACGGAGAGCGCGGTCGTCGAATCGCTCTTCTCGCACGCGGAGATTCAGGTATTGGACTTCGATATCGCGATCTTCGACGATGCGTTCACGCTCATCCCCGGAACGAGCGGCGAGCGAGACTACCGCGCGGGGGCGATTCTCGGCGCGGCGATCGTCCGGCAAGATACCGCGGGGGGAACGATCGACACGGTGATCGTTCCGGTCATCGAAACCTATCGCCTCCGCGTCGATCCCGCCGACGGATCGTGGAAGATCTACGACGAGATCGAGCAGGGACCGGCCGGCAAGACGGCGGGCGCGTCCGCGGAGACGAGCCGCTGGGGCGCATTGAAGGCGGCCTTCTACGCTCCACTCCCCCTTCCGGCGGAGCGGACCGTGAAGGGGATCGTCCGCTTGGACGACGAGGCAGGGACGCCGCTCGAGGGGGCGACGGTCGAAGCGGGGACGGAGAAATCCGTCACCGATGCATACGGCGCGTTCTCGATTCCCGGCGTTCCCCCCTCCGTGACCTCGCTCCGCGCGAGCCACGCGAGCGCGCTCCCGGCCGTCATTCCCGTCGGCGGCGGAGACGATGTCTTCCGGGTGGATATCGCGCTTCGCGCACTCCTTCTCCATGAGACGCCGGGCGCGATGCTTGAAAGGGATTTCGCGGCGGCGTACTCGACAAGAGACAGCCTGCGCTACGCCTTCCTTCTCGACTCGCGCTATCGCTTCACGCCTCTTCTGGACGAGATCGATCCGGACGACCCGCTTCCATACTGGACCCTCGACGAGGAGCATGCGATCGCGGGGCGGATGTTCGCGGGCACGGCGAACTCTCGGGGACAGATCGTCAAGCGGATCAAGCTCGTGCTCGACGTGAAAACGTCCGCCGTGGACGACACCCCCGACCCCGAGAGGCCGCCCGGCGAGATCTGGCACAGGACGACGACCTTCGTCGATCTCCTCGTCACGGTCGACGATCCGGAGGACCCTGAGGGGATCATGCACTATGTCGTTCTGTCGGATCAGGTCTTCATCACCCGGCCGGATCCGGCGCGGGCAGGTCGCTATCTCGTCGTCCGACAAGAGGACCGGCATCCGATCAACCGAATGCCGAAGGGTCCCTCGCGGGGGACGGAAGGAACTTCTTGGGGTAGCATCAAGAGCCTGTGGCGGTAGCCGGCGGGGCGCTCCCGACCGGATCCTTCGGCTCGCGCACAGATCCGCGGGCCTGATCGAGGTCCGTGAGACAACCCGGCCGGCCCGCTCATCCGAAGGAGACATCGATGCTCACGCCGGACGATTTCCGCGTGCGGACGCTGGGCGAGCGCCGCATTCATTCGCCCCTCAACTATTCGACCCGGCGCGGGGACGGCATCGGAAACTTCATCCTCGACGAGACGATCGTGCGGGCGAAGATCGAGCTTCGTCCAGGAGAGGATCCACGCGAGGATCTCTTCTTCGAGAAGGCGGGGCCCCGAGAGCGCCTCTTCTTCGATCCGGCGACGACGAGGGCGGCGATCGTAACCTGCGGGGGCCTCTGCCCGGGGACCAACAACGTGATCCGCGCGCTCGTTCTCGGGCTCCACCATCGCTACGGCGTGCGGGACATTCTCGGTATCCGCTACGGATTCGAAGGTCTGAATCCCGCCGTCGGCCTTCCACCGATCCGCCTCGAACCCGACTTCGTCGAGTTCATCCACCGACGCGGCGGCACCGCGCTCGGCACCTCGCGCGGCGAGCAAGACCCAAAAACGATGGTCGATTTCCTCCGGGGAGAGCGCATCGACATCCTCTTTTGCATCGGGGGGGACGGCACGCATCGGGGCGCGCACGCGATCTGGGAGGAGATCACGCGCCGCATGGAGCGAATCGGCGTCGTCTGCGTCCCCAAGACGATCGACAACGACATCCCTTTCGTTCGGAAGAGCTTCGGGTACAGCACCGCGCTCGAGAAAGCGCGCGAGGTGATCGACGGCGCGCACATGGAGGCGAAGGGAGCCCGCAACGGCATCGGGCTCGTGAAGCTGATGGGGAGGGACGCGGGGTTCATCGCGGCGGGCGCGACTCTCGCGAGCCAAGAGGTGAACTTCACGCTGATCCCCGAGGTTCCCTTTCGGCTCGAGGGGCCGGATGGGTTCCTCGCGGAGCTCGAAAAGAGAATGGCCGCGCGCGGCCACGCGGTGATCGTCGTCGCCGAGGGCGCGGGCCGGCATCTCTTCGACAAGGAGCCGGTCCTTCGCGACAAGTCGGGGAACGTGCGGCCCCACGACATCGGCGTCTATCTCAAGGAGCGCATCGTCGCCCACTTCGCGGAAATCGAGAAGCCGGTCACCCTCAAGTACATCGACCCGAGCTACATCATCCGCAGCGCTCCCGCGGACGCGGACGACAGCGTCTTCTGCAACGCGCTCGCCCGCCACGCGGCGCACGCGGGGATGGCCGGAAAGACCGGCGTCACGATCGGCTATCAACACGACATCTTCGTCCACGTTCCGATTCCGCTCGTGCTCGTCCGGAAGAAGCGCGTCTCGCCCGAGGGGAGATTGTGGGTGTCGGTGCTGGAGGCGACCGGCCAGCCGGCTTCCTTCGGCCTTCCGATGGGGGAGGATTTGGGAGCCGATCTCTTCTGAGCGAGAGCCTGGAAACCACTTGATATGCAAAGAAAGACTCCGCGCGTGCTCGGCGTCGACGACGGTCCCTTCCGCAAGGGACAGAAGGACTCCGTCCCGATCGTCGGCGTTGTGATGGAGGGATCCTTGCTCGTCGAGGGGGTCGCGATCGGATCGTTCCCTGTCGATGGAGACGGGGCGACCGAGTACCTCTCCGAGTGGATCGGCGCCATGCGATGGGCGCCCGCTCTTCAGGCGGTCCTCCTCGGAGGCGTCACGCTCGCGGGTCTCGGGCTTGTCGACATCGAGGAGCTTTCGCGGCGCCTCGGCGTGCCGGTCCTTTCGACGACCCGGCGCGAGACCGGGACGAGCGCTCTCGGCGATGCACTTCGCGCTGCGGGTCTCTCGGAACGCCTCCCCCTCCTCGATCGAATCCCCCCCTGCCGGGAAGTCCGGAGCGGCCTCTTCGTCACTCATGCCGGAACGACCGCCGGCGACGCCGATGCGATCGTCTTCTCCACCCTGGGCCTGTCGAACATCCCCGAACCGATCCGCATCGCCCATCTCATCGGGGCGGCCCTCGAGCGCGGGGCCTCTCGGGGCCGCGCGTGACCGCCTCGGGACCGGCGGATCGGGCGCGCGACGGGGCGCGGATCGTGGTACAGTTTCTGGACCGCGCCAGGTCGCGGCGGCCAATCCACTAATCTTGGGAGTGACGAATGAAGCAGCGCACGCCTTTTCCGCCGGTCTTCTGGGTCGCGAACCTCATCGAGGTGCTCGAGCGGTTCTCGTACTACGGCATCTACTTCGGCTTCGGGATCTACATGGAGTATCTCGGATACACGAGGGGCCAGCTCGGGATCGTTCAGAGCATTTTCCTGCTCATCTCGTACACGGTTCCGCTGATCTCCGGGACGTTCGCCGACCGTTTTGGCTTCAAGAAAGTGCTCATTATTTCATACCTTGCGTATCTCCCCTCGATCCTTCTTCTCATCGTGACGAAGTCGTTCTCGGGGATCGTTCTTACGATGCTCAGCATCGGGCTCGCCGCGGGGATCTTCAAGCCGCTCATCTCGGGGACGGTGCGCGCGGTGACCGATTCCACAAACAAGACGCTCGGCTTCGGCGTGTTCTACGCGATGGTGAACGTCGGCGGGTCGTTCGGTCCGGTCATCGCGGGGCGGCTGCGGGCGATCTCCTGGGACTACGCCTTCCTCGCGTCGGCGATTTCCATCGGCGTCATGCTCCTTATCACGATCTTCTTCTATAAGGAGCCGCCGCGCGAGATGGAGGGGGCCACGCTCAAGTCGAAGTTCAAGGAGCTCGGCGTCGCCCTCTCGGACGC
Coding sequences within it:
- a CDS encoding alpha/beta hydrolase; amino-acid sequence: MLRVRTIGAAVLVVLFLLAAGYAWLVRMADRSFERAIERARAIEVEAIEIGEARDGIAEVRITGAGGERAIGLRREISPEDHLRLRVLLIGGIGTGENAARLVVPFPGAEIYSFEYPLAARLPRGDALSKAASIPSLIKGTAESLVSFGLAKRAIFSRGDGASNVLIGVSLGVPFAAALASIGEKPDAVALLYGGGDIGPIIARALPSGPFTLRALAGRTLGRLLARLDPARTAGGIAPAPLLLVSAEDDPRIPAASVRALHDAARDPKTVVLLGGGHVLPEKEALLEELVREVVAWLRELQLLQDVGEAAPPAEG
- a CDS encoding metallophosphoesterase produces the protein MWLLAAAAALFFIAAPAVFARPIGDTLTVIMRPILGVPAIRAAGETLEINASAPPSTDGWSVELLRPPCSFPLDVAGATYNSYRKLWTLRAPIPLDLPETLYDLAVHAAGGVADTTRRAVKILSRYEDDWCFAHVTDTHLPGHTYYGGRGWEADSTEMADFRAVIDDLNLIAPELVLLTGDFVNEGEAEDLNEYRAYSRAQRLLLELDVPVFLVAGNHDVGGWRDTPPPDGTARRNWWRFFGWPYLDDPPDRVTTQNYFFDYGPVRFIGLEAYLNYDGWRSGTYGASSFLGHQLDFLREAADSRPEGSRVVAFYHYDFANQIGDPAERAIDLALYGHIHRDAGSITDPRPVLATEACADGKRAYRIVRVRDGRLGERPTLRAGSRGELLTIEFDAPNDGSRDANAATIVNGHNQPLEFAEVSFVMPKASAPYGASGGTVIREIDADTALVVVARVSLSEGERARVRLEPSDESPRPPVPPVPDAFRLIGSVPNPFNGATEIRFEIPDPGGTVAIELFDVAGRYLFLLARGPFPGGAHAFPWDGRAPSGASLSAGVYFYRVAFEGEARVGRVLYFR
- a CDS encoding sodium:proton antiporter; the encoded protein is MKTKNIPHGRAGSAPGSLGLRLLGGRAVFAISLFLLLALLLLLPGAALAAEQAEHGGEHSHGTKLGERLPLWSVIPFAGILLSIALFPLLAPHFWHRHFPKISFAWAAVFAVPFLLVYKSAAFYEILHIYIVDYIPFILVLWSLFTTAGGICIGGSFRGTPLGNVVVLLIGTLLASWVGTTGASMIMIRPLLRMNKERKHKAYIIIFFIFLVSNIGGSLTPLGDPPLLLGFVHGVPFFWTMGLFPMMGFVVVLLLALFFAIDTYFYRKDGIFRGNLEGVRTEGVRVDGLHNLLFLGGILTAVLISGVWHAGHVSIFGVHVPYQNIFRDSMLILMGLLSLWTTRRAIRRANEFSWFPIKEVAYLFAGIFMTIVPALAILRAGTHGHLAFLIEAAKEPADYFWITGALSSFLDNAPTYLTFLNTALGRFYEGMREIDAIHALIAERGLYLKAISLGAVFMGANTYIGNAPNFMVKSISEEAGVRMPSFFGYMFKYSIPILIPCFLLVVWLFL
- a CDS encoding carboxypeptidase regulatory-like domain-containing protein; the encoded protein is MNRRTIPPFPARRAESGERPLGAPLSAVLLVVALSLPACDTGKIGGPGEPSEARAVLADSLPRVFAERDDAAYERLLHPDYRFTFAAGDAPADLPGSFWGKKTESAVVESLFSHAEIQVLDFDIAIFDDAFTLIPGTSGERDYRAGAILGAAIVRQDTAGGTIDTVIVPVIETYRLRVDPADGSWKIYDEIEQGPAGKTAGASAETSRWGALKAAFYAPLPLPAERTVKGIVRLDDEAGTPLEGATVEAGTEKSVTDAYGAFSIPGVPPSVTSLRASHASALPAVIPVGGGDDVFRVDIALRALLLHETPGAMLERDFAAAYSTRDSLRYAFLLDSRYRFTPLLDEIDPDDPLPYWTLDEEHAIAGRMFAGTANSRGQIVKRIKLVLDVKTSAVDDTPDPERPPGEIWHRTTTFVDLLVTVDDPEDPEGIMHYVVLSDQVFITRPDPARAGRYLVVRQEDRHPINRMPKGPSRGTEGTSWGSIKSLWR
- a CDS encoding ATP-dependent 6-phosphofructokinase encodes the protein MLTPDDFRVRTLGERRIHSPLNYSTRRGDGIGNFILDETIVRAKIELRPGEDPREDLFFEKAGPRERLFFDPATTRAAIVTCGGLCPGTNNVIRALVLGLHHRYGVRDILGIRYGFEGLNPAVGLPPIRLEPDFVEFIHRRGGTALGTSRGEQDPKTMVDFLRGERIDILFCIGGDGTHRGAHAIWEEITRRMERIGVVCVPKTIDNDIPFVRKSFGYSTALEKAREVIDGAHMEAKGARNGIGLVKLMGRDAGFIAAGATLASQEVNFTLIPEVPFRLEGPDGFLAELEKRMAARGHAVIVVAEGAGRHLFDKEPVLRDKSGNVRPHDIGVYLKERIVAHFAEIEKPVTLKYIDPSYIIRSAPADADDSVFCNALARHAAHAGMAGKTGVTIGYQHDIFVHVPIPLVLVRKKRVSPEGRLWVSVLEATGQPASFGLPMGEDLGADLF
- a CDS encoding DUF99 family protein, producing the protein MQRKTPRVLGVDDGPFRKGQKDSVPIVGVVMEGSLLVEGVAIGSFPVDGDGATEYLSEWIGAMRWAPALQAVLLGGVTLAGLGLVDIEELSRRLGVPVLSTTRRETGTSALGDALRAAGLSERLPLLDRIPPCREVRSGLFVTHAGTTAGDADAIVFSTLGLSNIPEPIRIAHLIGAALERGASRGRA
- a CDS encoding MFS transporter; translation: MKQRTPFPPVFWVANLIEVLERFSYYGIYFGFGIYMEYLGYTRGQLGIVQSIFLLISYTVPLISGTFADRFGFKKVLIISYLAYLPSILLLIVTKSFSGIVLTMLSIGLAAGIFKPLISGTVRAVTDSTNKTLGFGVFYAMVNVGGSFGPVIAGRLRAISWDYAFLASAISIGVMLLITIFFYKEPPREMEGATLKSKFKELGVALSDAKFAVFLVLLGICFWLPFWAFFNLCAVYVDRNVDTARLYLAIRSVLGAGFADFLSHRDEAGVRRILGETIAHTGYIIMILQVFVSRIFEKFKPIPSFLFGFVIVAAGFVVLGLASTGPPTLV